The Cyanobacteriota bacterium genomic sequence AGATTATCAAGGACATCCGATTATAGTAAAACGGGGATACCGACCAAACAGCAGCTTCTACGCAGCAAACGGACATTATTCCCTTATTAGAACTTGTAACACCTGGACAGCCGACGGCCTGCGAGCAGCTCAAGTTAACACTCCCCTGTGGTCAGGCTTAGCCCCCGCTGTGATGCTACACCTGCGGAATGGTTGCCCTGTCGAGACTCCTTGAGCAGGTGAAAGTCCCTAAATGCAGACTTTTTAGGACTATCATCTGCTGCTAGAGCGACTTTTCCATACTTGCAGATTAGCCTGGGCTTCTGCATAGCTAGAGGTTGAAGGTGGAACTAAGCCAGCGAGCGCGATCGCCTGCCGATAGTTACCACTAGCAGCACTGTTTCGAGCCATATCCAGAATTCTTTTGCTCAATAACTCAATCTCCTGTTGAGCGTCTGCATAGGCAACCGTTGCCGATGGCACCAACCGAAATGCGGCCATAGCTTGCCGTAACTTACCCTCCTCGGCTCGACTACGGCCAATCTTCAGGATGCGCTGACTCCAGAGAGCAATGCGTTCCTCTGCTTGTTGATAGAGCGGATCACCAGGTCTAATTTGGCGAGCAATGCGGATAGCTTGGTTATAGGCAGAAGCTTGAGACCCCTTGGCTCGCGCCGTTGCTTGGCTGAGAATCTCTTGGCTAGTGCGAAGCTGCTGGGCTTGTTGTGGCCATTCTGCCAGCCGCTGTTGAGCCTGCCTGTATGCAACAGGACTAGATTCTGGTACTAGTTTAGCTGCTGCGATCGCCCTCCCATAGTCACCTTTGCGTGCCCTGCCTTCAGCAATATCTAAGATCGTAAAGCTCCAGCGGTCAATTGTGCGTTGGGCTTCGGGATAGGATGGGTCGCTGGGCGGAATGGTTTGCAGGTGATCGATCGCTCGCCGGAGATAAATAGCTTGGTTGCCAGTAACCATTTCTTGGGCTTCTGACAATCGCACGCGGCTTAGTCGCTGCTGAGTCAAGTTGCGCAATGTCTTATATTCTTGACTACGCTGGCGATCGGGCGGCAAATTATCCAGCAACTGCAATGCTTGTTCCGGTTGATTATTTTTCAGCGCGTTAAAGCTCAACAACAGAGCAGGATCAGCGGGTGGCTGTAGATTGCTGGCATCAGGTTGGGCTGTGGGTGAGGCCGTAGGCACAGAACTAGGTTTCAGGGGCTGCTTTGATGATAGGCCAGCAGCATTACGCAGAATCACCCCAGCTAACAACACAACTAAGGCAATGCCTCCCCATATCAACAATCTGGGCCAAAATTTGCCATCAGTTGCGTCTTCTTCAGCCACTGAACCGCTATCAGGTGTATGGGATAGAGGTGAAGGAGTTGTCATAGCTGGCTCCTCTGGAGAGTTGATGGGTAATGAGTAACCAATTGGGGGGTCAGAACCCTCAGATTGTGAGGCTTGCACACCCATCTGTACCCTACCATTAGCAGAAGGCATTGGGGTAGGGGGTAGAGTTGAGGATGGCTGAGACCATTGCACCTCTGGTTGTGCTGAGGACGACGATCGTTCTGGCATAGCCATACTCGAAGCTAACAGCACCTCTTCCCCAGAAGACCCATTACTATGACTCCCATTACTATGACTATGCTCAAGCCTGTACCCATTACTGCCTTGTCCATTACTACCATAGGCAGTGCTACTGTAGGCAGCACCACGAACTTCAGACCCTAGCTCTAGAGTTGTTTGGTACAGCTCTGACTTGGGTAGTGTAGACGATGTACTAGTGCCGTTTCTATATCCATTAATGGCTAAGGTAGTTTGGGCAGACAATGGTCGACGGATGGCAGTTGTGATGATTGCTTCAGTAGCCAGTTCTGGTGACATGACCACCACTGGATGTTGACTAGGAAGCGAGTAGTAGGTGCCTAGTTTAGGCAAATTCACGGTGAGATAGCGCCTAAGGGCATCTAGCGTTGTGCATTGGGGATGGCGCAATCCCTCCAGTAGGGTAGTGGTGAAGAGTCCATGTCCATGACTCTCATGGGAAAATTCATCAGGCTGACAAGACAACACCAGACACACACCATGTTGCTGGGCAAGGATCATGGCTTGGCTGCCAACTGTAGCGCCTACTTGCATGGCTTGACTACGGTTTATGTCTAACAGCACAATCACACGCACACCTGCGATCGCTTGCAGACTTTGGAACAATGACTGGATAGCTATGCCAGTACCTGGAATATCGGCTGGACTACCATCGATCGGCATCAAATAGTCCTGCCCTTGGTGGCAAACCCCGTAGCCACTGAAAAAGCACCAAATAGTATCCCCGGGCACAGCTTGTTGACTAATCTTGCTAACCCACTGCTGAATAGCTTGTCTAGTGGGATAGGTAGATTGCTCTTGGATTGCCGATGAAGTGTCTGTCATCAGCACACAGTTGGCCACAGACAAGTCAGCTTCTTTGACCAAAAATGTCCACACAGCTTGGGCATCATTTTGAGCATAGATAAGGGGCTGAAACCGCGCATACCGATTGATACCGATTACAACAGCCCAGTGCGAATTGTTACCGCCTCTAGAAGGATTAACCATCATCAGATGTCCCTGCATTTGCGTAAAGGGTGGTTTGTGCTTTTCTAGGTCAACTGCTCCATCAAGCTGTGTTATCGACGCTCAGACAGTCAGAAATAGACACAGCCCTACCCCCCTGTCAGCATTGATGGATGATGAAGCTCTTGCATCGGTAATGCAGTCAACCAACTGTGCTAATCCCTAACCCCAAACCTGTTACTAGTTTGTCAAAACTAACCCCACTCTAGTTTAGGTGCTTGAAATTCTTAACGCAATTTTTTGGCGATGCTTTTCCAGATGATACCTGGACGATTGTAAAAACGGTTCCTTTGATTATAGTTCCTAATTTTTATTGTAACTTTTATTCTGCTGTGATTTCTGTAGGGTCAGAAACCCATGCAAATCTTTTACAAGCTTACCTAAAGGCTATGAGAGAACTAGCACACATTCTGCAACTAGCATGTAGAATCCGCTAAAAAAGGTCTATACCCTGCTCGTCATTGGTGACCAACGTTGTGGTTGTAGGGAAAAAACTTACCTTGTATTAGGTTGTGTAAATTCTTGTTCTTGCCTGAATCTGCACAGCCAAAATATTGAGGGGTAAAACCCCCTTACCCTGTAATATTCACTGCGAATTAGGTTAATTAGTTCTATCTTGCTGGTGTTGATAGTTATGGGTTAGTTAGGCTGTGCCAGAATTACCGGAAGTTGAAACTGTGCGTCGAGGATTAAACCAAACTACCTTGCATCAACCGTTGCAGGGGGGAGAGGTGTTGCTGGCACGAACGATCGCCTATCCGATCGCTCATTCGACTGGTTTGGATGACCTCCATGGCAAACAAATTACAACCTGGCACCGTCGCGGCAAATATCTGCTGGCCGAACTACTGAATACTTCTACGGGGTCTTCTCGGTTAGCAGGTTGGCTAGGGGTGCACCTGCGGATGACAGGGCAATTGCTGTGGCTATGTCGAGATGAGCCGGTGCATAAACACACGAGAGTACGGCTGTTTTTTCCTCAGCGTCAAGAGTTACGGTTTGTGGATCAGCGTACCTTTGGACAACTGTGGATAGTGCCCGCCAATATGCCTCCAGAACAGGCCATACCAGGGTTGCAACGACTAGGGCCAGAACCATTGTCTCCAGATTTTTCAGTGGCCTACTTAGCGGCTCAGGTGAAGGGGCGGCAACGATCGATCAAGTCCGCACTGCTGGATCAAACTCTGGTTGCTGGTGTTGGCAACATCTATGCCGATGAAGCACTATTTTTGAGTGGAATTCGTCCCTATAGTCCTTGTAGAGCATTGTCCGATGACCAAGTGCAGCGGTTACACGAGGCAGTGGTCACTGTGCTTCAAGCCGCGATCGCCGCAGGAGGCACAACCTTTAGCAACTTTCTTAGTGTCTATGGCGTGAATGGCAACTACAGCAGAGCGGCCTGGGTCTATGACCGAGAGAACCAGCCTTGTCGTGTCTGTGGCACCTCGATTCAGCGAATAAAGCTTGCAGGGCGATCAGCACACTACTGCCCTCAATGTCAGCTTTAGGAGTCACTTTAATATCTGGAATATGTGGAATAGATGGTTGCCTTATAAGGAAGAGTACAGTGCAACGACCCAATTGCAACGGATTATGGAAAGCCCTCGGTGTGGGTTCAGGAGCTAGTCACCACTGCTCAACCAAAACCTTGGGTGCAAGAGCAGAGTAGAAGAAGCATCCTGTGTAACCAGATTAGGTTGTCTGAGGTGTATAGTTAGGTAACGTCTGTTGGAATAGAGGCGCAGACTATGACTAGCTTGGTTCACATTTCCGATGATTTGCTCTACCCCTCCAGCGATGGCAATCCTATGGCAGAAAATACCATCCAATATCGCTGGATCGTTATGATCAAGGAAAATCTGGAGATCCTCTTTGCTGCTGCTGTCGATGTATTCGTCGCGGGAGATTTGCTCTGGTATCCCCTTCAGGTAAACGAGCCGCCTGCTCCTCGACAGGCTCCCGATGTTATGGTTGTGTTTGGTGTACCCAAGGGCGATCGTCGCTCCTACAAACAGTGGCAAGAGAATAACATTCCCCCCCAAGTCGTGTTTGAAATTCTCTCTGACAGCAACCGTACTAGCGAAGGACGGCGAAAGCTTCAGGAAAAATTTGAGTTCTACCAACGCTATGGCGTAGAGGAATACTATTGCTACGACCCTGATACTTTTATCTTGCAAGGCTGGCAACGACAAGGTAATCAACTATTGCCTATTCGCAATATTGGTCAATGGACTAGTCCTCGCTTAGGCATTCGCTTCGCATGGCAACGTGGACAAGAACTGGTTTTGTATTACCCCGATGGGCGCAAGTTTTTGACTTCGTTAGAGCTAGCTCAACAAGCTGAGCAAGCCCAACAGCAGGCTGAGCAAGCCCAACAGCAGGCTGAGCAAGCCCAACAGCAGGCTGAGCAAGCTCAACGACAGGCCGAGCAAGCTCAACAGCAGGCTGAACAGGCAAGACTACAAGCCGCATTAGCAGAACAGCAGGCTGAACAAGCAAGGTTGCGGGCTGAGGAAGAGGCTCAAGCGCGACGATCGGCCATCCCTCGGTTGCTTCAGTTAGGGCTTAGCTATGATCAAATTGCCCTAGCTTTAGACTTGCCATTGGCTGAAGTGCAATCTCTAGCTCAGAGCTAGTAACGGTAGCTTACGATTTGTTCAGTAATGACTAACCTTAACGGCTGTGTAACGAGTTGCCCTGTAGATCGAATCGGTACCTTACACTAAATCGTAAGCAAGCTTGTCACTTCTACCGTTATGCTGCCAGATTTATCTGACTGTGTATCCTCTGCTGCTGCGTCTGGCCAGACAGAATCCTCTTCAGATGTTTCTGACGACGCTCATCAACACAAATTACCCATCACTCCTCAACCCCAGGCCGTAACCCAATCCCTGGACGATCGCCTATTGCGAGCATTTTTTACAGAAGCCCTGGATGCTATGGTGATCACTGATGATGGGCGTTATGTAGAGGCTAATCCAGCAGCTTGTGAACTATTTGGCCTGCCTAGAGAAGAATTGTTGGGGCGCTGCATTGCAGACTTTAGCGTGGTTAGCATAGATATGCAGGCAGCCTGGCAAGCATTTCGTGCGCGAGGACACGAGCGGGGTACCTTCTCCCTAGTGCGAGCTGATGGTGTGACTCGCGAGGTGGAATATGCTGCCACCGCAGACTTTGCACCCCATCGCCATCTGTCAATTTTGCGAGATGTAACCGAGCGTAACCAGTTAGCGCGAGAATTGCACACCCTAAACCAGACCCTAGAACAGCAAGTAGCTGAACGCACGGTCGAGTTGCAGCGGGCGAATGCTGAGTTGTGTGCTGTCAATCAGCGCCTGCAAATAGCCCACGATCGCTATGACTGGGTAATCCGCAGTATAGGGGAAGGCATTTGGGACTGGGATCTGAGGTCTAACCGAGCAGTGGT encodes the following:
- a CDS encoding Uma2 family endonuclease codes for the protein MTSLVHISDDLLYPSSDGNPMAENTIQYRWIVMIKENLEILFAAAVDVFVAGDLLWYPLQVNEPPAPRQAPDVMVVFGVPKGDRRSYKQWQENNIPPQVVFEILSDSNRTSEGRRKLQEKFEFYQRYGVEEYYCYDPDTFILQGWQRQGNQLLPIRNIGQWTSPRLGIRFAWQRGQELVLYYPDGRKFLTSLELAQQAEQAQQQAEQAQQQAEQAQQQAEQAQRQAEQAQQQAEQARLQAALAEQQAEQARLRAEEEAQARRSAIPRLLQLGLSYDQIALALDLPLAEVQSLAQS
- a CDS encoding DNA-formamidopyrimidine glycosylase, encoding MPELPEVETVRRGLNQTTLHQPLQGGEVLLARTIAYPIAHSTGLDDLHGKQITTWHRRGKYLLAELLNTSTGSSRLAGWLGVHLRMTGQLLWLCRDEPVHKHTRVRLFFPQRQELRFVDQRTFGQLWIVPANMPPEQAIPGLQRLGPEPLSPDFSVAYLAAQVKGRQRSIKSALLDQTLVAGVGNIYADEALFLSGIRPYSPCRALSDDQVQRLHEAVVTVLQAAIAAGGTTFSNFLSVYGVNGNYSRAAWVYDRENQPCRVCGTSIQRIKLAGRSAHYCPQCQL
- a CDS encoding caspase family protein, with the protein product MMVNPSRGGNNSHWAVVIGINRYARFQPLIYAQNDAQAVWTFLVKEADLSVANCVLMTDTSSAIQEQSTYPTRQAIQQWVSKISQQAVPGDTIWCFFSGYGVCHQGQDYLMPIDGSPADIPGTGIAIQSLFQSLQAIAGVRVIVLLDINRSQAMQVGATVGSQAMILAQQHGVCLVLSCQPDEFSHESHGHGLFTTTLLEGLRHPQCTTLDALRRYLTVNLPKLGTYYSLPSQHPVVVMSPELATEAIITTAIRRPLSAQTTLAINGYRNGTSTSSTLPKSELYQTTLELGSEVRGAAYSSTAYGSNGQGSNGYRLEHSHSNGSHSNGSSGEEVLLASSMAMPERSSSSAQPEVQWSQPSSTLPPTPMPSANGRVQMGVQASQSEGSDPPIGYSLPINSPEEPAMTTPSPLSHTPDSGSVAEEDATDGKFWPRLLIWGGIALVVLLAGVILRNAAGLSSKQPLKPSSVPTASPTAQPDASNLQPPADPALLLSFNALKNNQPEQALQLLDNLPPDRQRSQEYKTLRNLTQQRLSRVRLSEAQEMVTGNQAIYLRRAIDHLQTIPPSDPSYPEAQRTIDRWSFTILDIAEGRARKGDYGRAIAAAKLVPESSPVAYRQAQQRLAEWPQQAQQLRTSQEILSQATARAKGSQASAYNQAIRIARQIRPGDPLYQQAEERIALWSQRILKIGRSRAEEGKLRQAMAAFRLVPSATVAYADAQQEIELLSKRILDMARNSAASGNYRQAIALAGLVPPSTSSYAEAQANLQVWKSRSSSR